The window TTCCGATCCTAACTTACCAATCAGCTGCAATAATAGCTGCAATAATTGCACAATCACAAGAATCAAGTCCTGCCCCCTATttagccaccgccaccaccaccaaaaTCACTGCTCGAGCTAATGAAAAAAAGGGCTAAGGCCAGGGGGGCGACAGAAATCAGCAGCGAGCTGAACTCCGGCCAAAACATCCATCCAGCTCCTCCTACTGGCGCTGAGGCTGAGGCGAATGCACCCGTCTCCTCTTATTGTTGTCCGCCGAGGCGGTGGCAATGGCGTTATTGTCGTCGGCCATGGCGACGGAGGTGCCCGGGCTGCCGGCGGGGGCGGCCGCGGAGACGCCGGAGGAAGCCGCCACCTCCCTGCCCGACTGCGTGGACCTGTCCTCCTCCTGGATCATCAGGCTGTAGCAGGAATACACATGCTCCTGTGCCACGGAGGAGAGCATTTACTCATCATTGCCCCTTTTCACCAACAGATTTCCAAAAAGGGCGGGGCTATTATGATGGGGGCTTACCGTGTGTAATTGCTGCCATGATGAGCCCAGGATCGCCTTGAGCTCCTCCTCTAGGCTCGGGCCCGTCCCCTCACTGCCGCCGCGCGCGGCCAGGATGGACGCCAGCGCCATCGTCGACGGCTGGTACTCCACCGAGCTCATCGCTGCGGGCACACGCACACGAGAGCTCTTGTTAGTATGATCCGATTCGACCCGGTGGATtaatggaatggaacctttggtctGACCTTTGATGGAGGCGAAGATGCACTTGACGGCGCGCAGGACGATGGCGCTGCGCTCGTCGTGCCGGAACCTGGCCGCGAAGCAGCTCAGGTAGGGGAACGGGGTGGCGGCGATCATCCGCCAGTTGAGCGTGCCGAGGACGAGCAGCTCCATGCGCAGGATGGAGGCGCTGTCGAAGTCGTACTCGTCCGGCCGGAACTCCGGCAGCCGCGGCACCCGGTGCTCCTCCACCTTGGCCGCCAGCGACAGGCAGGCCACCGAGAGCAGCTGCAGGGCCCACTCCTTCCCCCGCTGGATCCCCCGAAAACGGCAATGCGGAGGTCAGGCATTACATCGAACACTCGGCGGCGCGGCATTACAGAACAGAGCAGAGCAGAGGAGGAAGGCAATGGCGGCGCAGGGTGATTAATTATTACAGTACGTACATCGACTCGCCGCTGCGCCAGGAACCGATCGAGGTACGTCACCGCGACGTACGCCGTCTTCCCGCTGAAGAGGAACCTCGCGTTCGTCTGCCAACAAGCACGCATATGGAAACCAGTGAACAAAGATCCGGTTTTGCACGACAAATTTCGCCTGGGAAAAGACGGCGCGAGGCAGCACCTTGACAATCCAGTCGACGCACGCGGCGCGCGCGGCCTTGGTCCACTCGTCCAGCTCCtcgccgcacgcgccgccgccgccgccagcgccggcgCCCTCCTTGGAGAGCATGAGCGCGGCGTACTCGTCGTCGCGGTCGAGGAGCAggagcccgtcggcggcggcgaggcgcgagtCCGCCAGGCCGCCGGCGGGGCTGTCGTCGTCGTCGAGGAAGAGGTCGTTGCCGTCCTCGAGGCAGATGAGCGTGGAGGTGGGCGTGGCGGGGGCGGCTGCGGAGGTGGACGCGTCCCCCATTGGTCTGACCGGCCGGCGAATCGGTCACAGGACCCCGTCCCCGTGCATGCGCGGGGGAAAAGGAAAGAAAAGGCGAGGAAAAGGATCTAGCGGCGGCGGAAGGGAAGGAGGCGCGCGGCGCGGCGGATGAgttgggaggaggaggcggaacaGAAAGGAGAAAAGGATTCCTTCCTAGCTCGCCCCGCCCGCGCGCGGCGAAAGGGGAGACAAATCTGCAGTTAGGGAGACGGATTggagagagagagacggggagAGAGATGGAGAGGGAGAAATGGATGGGAAGTTGAGGCGTAGGTGGCGTGGCGCGTGGGCTGTGGGAAGGCTCGACTGGACGACGGATGCGCCAGCGGTGGTGGCGGAAAGGGTTTAGCACCAGCCGACGAGACACGAGAGGCGTGGTCCGCCGGTCCTGCTGCCTGGACGGACCAGTTGGGGGTTGTACCTACGCATCGTCTACGTGCATACTGGCTACGCTCTTTGTGACCGGATCTTGAACGTAGGTGAGCATGGCTGCATGCATGCCGTATTCCTGAGGAGCGATCCTGCGTTTTTATACCGGCTTTAACCCATGATGATGCCGGTTTTCGTGCATGAGGTTGTGTGTATCTGTATCTTGTGTTTCTTTAGTGCTGTTATAATACATATTAATAAATTCATTAATGGATGCATGTTTATGGTAAATATAGACTCACTACTCCCTCCGCCCATACGTGTAAGTTCGGGCATTAGTCGGTTTGTTTGGTTCGGTCATTTTGGCCTTTCGAAAATACAGTCCTCCATATTTACCAACCGCCTGTTTTTCTCTATTCGCCCCATGATCAATTCGGTTCGGTCTCTTGACGAGACGGACCGATTTCACAAAAATATGAAGTATGATTCATCGAATTAATCTTGGATTCATTGATCTAAAAAGAACTGAGGGCACAATTGTGTAAGACACTTACATTGAGACTTGTAGGAGTGCTGGATGCAAGAAAAGGGCACAATTGTGTAAGGCACTTACATCGAGACTTGTACGAGTGTTGGATGTAAGAAAAGGGCACAATTGTGTAAGGCACTTACATTGAGACTTGTAGGAGTGTTGGATGTAAGAAAAGGGCACAATTATGTAAGACACTTACATTGAGACTTGTAGGAGTGTTGGATGTAAGAGAAGGGCACAGGAGACGGGGCCGGCCTTATGCGGAGGGTATCTCTGCATTTTTCCTGCATGAGGTTGTCTGTATCTGTATCTTGTGTTTCTTTAGTAAGGTTAATACGTATTGAATTTATTAAATGATGCATATTATGATAAATATACTCACCACTCCCTCCATCTACACGTATAAGTCTGAGCATTAGTCTGTACGATTTGTTCGGTCCAGCCATCGTCTTCCAAAAAATCAGTTGTCCGTATCCGACAACCGAATTTACTTTGTGTTTCCTTTATTTCTCTATTCGACCCTCGGTCAATTCGGTTCGGTCTTCGGTATTGACAAAACAAACCGATTTCATAAAAGAAAAAATACAATGTGATTCATTGATCTAAAAAGAACTAAGGGCACAATTGTGTGAGGCACTTACACTAAGACTTGTAGGATGCAATGGAAGGGCTCACGAGACAGGGTCAGGGACT is drawn from Triticum dicoccoides isolate Atlit2015 ecotype Zavitan chromosome 4A, WEW_v2.0, whole genome shotgun sequence and contains these coding sequences:
- the LOC119284836 gene encoding cyclin-D5-3-like, with protein sequence MGDASTSAAAPATPTSTLICLEDGNDLFLDDDDSPAGGLADSRLAAADGLLLLDRDDEYAALMLSKEGAGAGGGGGACGEELDEWTKAARAACVDWIVKTNARFLFSGKTAYVAVTYLDRFLAQRRVDRGKEWALQLLSVACLSLAAKVEEHRVPRLPEFRPDEYDFDSASILRMELLVLGTLNWRMIAATPFPYLSCFAARFRHDERSAIVLRAVKCIFASIKAMSSVEYQPSTMALASILAARGGSEGTGPSLEEELKAILGSSWQQLHTEHVYSCYSLMIQEEDRSTQSGREVAASSGVSAAAPAGSPGTSVAMADDNNAIATASADNNKRRRVHSPQPQRQ